One genomic window of Syngnathoides biaculeatus isolate LvHL_M chromosome 13, ASM1980259v1, whole genome shotgun sequence includes the following:
- the gtf2b gene encoding transcription initiation factor IIB isoform X2, giving the protein MASTSRGDGATLPRVQCPNHPDAILVEDYRAGDMVCPECGLVVGDRVIDVGSEWRTFSNEKALKDPSRVGDAQNPLLNGGDLTTMISKGTGAASFDEFGNSKYQNRRTMSSSDRAMLNAFKEITTMADRINLPRNIIDRTNNLFKQVYEQKSLKGRANDAIASACLYIACRQEGVPRTFKEICAVSRISKKEIGRCFKLILKALETSVDLITTGDFMSRFCSNLGLPKQVQMAATYIAMKAVELDLVPGRSPISVAAAAIYMASQASAEKKTQKEIGDIAGVADVTIRQSYRLIYPRAAELFPPDFKFDTPVDKLPQL; this is encoded by the exons ATGGCGTCGACAAGCCG TGGAGACGGAGCAACCCTTCCGAGAGTTCAGTGTCCCAACCACCCCGATGCAATTCTGGTGGAGGACTACCGGGCAGGGGACATGGTTTGCCCCGAGTGTGGTCTTGTCGTAG GTGATCGAGTGATTGATGTTGGCTCTGAGTGGAGGACGTTTTCCAACGAGAAAGCCCTCAAAGACCCATCCAGAGTGGGAGATGCCCAGAACCCACTGCTGAATGGAGGAGACCTCACCACCATGATCAGCAAG GGGACTGGCGCCGCTAGCTTTGATGAGTTTGGCAACTCCAAGTACCAGAACCGCCGCACCATGAGCAGCTCGGACCGCGCCATGCTCAACGCCTTCAAAGAGATCACCACTATGGCGGATCGCATCAACTTGCCGAGGAACATCATA GATAGAACCAACAACCTATTCAAGCAAGTTTATGAACAAAAGAGCCTGAAGGGCAGAGCGAACGACGCCATCGCATCGGCTTGCCTCTACATCGCCTGCAGACAAGAAGGCGTCCCGAGAACGTTTAAAG AGATCTGCGCCGTGTCCCGCATCTCCAAGAAGGAGATCGGCCGCTGCTTCAAGCTGATCCTGAAGGCCCTGGAGACCAGCGTGGACCTGATTACCACGGGAGACTTCATGTCCCGTTTCTGCTCCAACCTGGGCCTGCCCAAGCAGGTGCAGATGGCCGCCACCTACATCGCCATGAAGGCCGTGGAGCTGGACCTGGTGCCCGGCAGGAGCCCCATCTCcgtggccgccgccgccatctATATGGCTTCGCAGGCCTCCGCCGAGAAGAAGACGCAGAAAG AAATCGGAGACATCGCCGGTGTCGCAGACGTCACCATCCGACAGTCGTACCGGCTCATCTACCCTCGCGCCGCGGAACTTTTCCCACCGGACTTCAAATTCGACACGCCTGTCGACAAGCTGCCCCAACTGTGA
- the gtf2b gene encoding transcription initiation factor IIB isoform X1 has product MGCSTCDTSEDKRGDGATLPRVQCPNHPDAILVEDYRAGDMVCPECGLVVGDRVIDVGSEWRTFSNEKALKDPSRVGDAQNPLLNGGDLTTMISKGTGAASFDEFGNSKYQNRRTMSSSDRAMLNAFKEITTMADRINLPRNIIDRTNNLFKQVYEQKSLKGRANDAIASACLYIACRQEGVPRTFKEICAVSRISKKEIGRCFKLILKALETSVDLITTGDFMSRFCSNLGLPKQVQMAATYIAMKAVELDLVPGRSPISVAAAAIYMASQASAEKKTQKEIGDIAGVADVTIRQSYRLIYPRAAELFPPDFKFDTPVDKLPQL; this is encoded by the exons ATGGGCTGCAGCACTTGTGacaccagtgaggataagcg TGGAGACGGAGCAACCCTTCCGAGAGTTCAGTGTCCCAACCACCCCGATGCAATTCTGGTGGAGGACTACCGGGCAGGGGACATGGTTTGCCCCGAGTGTGGTCTTGTCGTAG GTGATCGAGTGATTGATGTTGGCTCTGAGTGGAGGACGTTTTCCAACGAGAAAGCCCTCAAAGACCCATCCAGAGTGGGAGATGCCCAGAACCCACTGCTGAATGGAGGAGACCTCACCACCATGATCAGCAAG GGGACTGGCGCCGCTAGCTTTGATGAGTTTGGCAACTCCAAGTACCAGAACCGCCGCACCATGAGCAGCTCGGACCGCGCCATGCTCAACGCCTTCAAAGAGATCACCACTATGGCGGATCGCATCAACTTGCCGAGGAACATCATA GATAGAACCAACAACCTATTCAAGCAAGTTTATGAACAAAAGAGCCTGAAGGGCAGAGCGAACGACGCCATCGCATCGGCTTGCCTCTACATCGCCTGCAGACAAGAAGGCGTCCCGAGAACGTTTAAAG AGATCTGCGCCGTGTCCCGCATCTCCAAGAAGGAGATCGGCCGCTGCTTCAAGCTGATCCTGAAGGCCCTGGAGACCAGCGTGGACCTGATTACCACGGGAGACTTCATGTCCCGTTTCTGCTCCAACCTGGGCCTGCCCAAGCAGGTGCAGATGGCCGCCACCTACATCGCCATGAAGGCCGTGGAGCTGGACCTGGTGCCCGGCAGGAGCCCCATCTCcgtggccgccgccgccatctATATGGCTTCGCAGGCCTCCGCCGAGAAGAAGACGCAGAAAG AAATCGGAGACATCGCCGGTGTCGCAGACGTCACCATCCGACAGTCGTACCGGCTCATCTACCCTCGCGCCGCGGAACTTTTCCCACCGGACTTCAAATTCGACACGCCTGTCGACAAGCTGCCCCAACTGTGA